In Erigeron canadensis isolate Cc75 chromosome 7, C_canadensis_v1, whole genome shotgun sequence, one DNA window encodes the following:
- the LOC122609356 gene encoding secreted RxLR effector protein 161-like, translating into MNRNEKLQLEDGTGKVDEKTFRSIVGGLIYLTHTRPDLAFSVSMVSRFMHSPSKTHQGAVRRILRYVRGSTDFGLWYPKSKDVTLSGFSDSDWASSLDDHKSLSAYVFSIGGTAISWSSKQQHIVALSSTEAEYIAATGATCQAI; encoded by the coding sequence ATGAACCGAAATGAGAAACTCCAACTTGAAGATGGAACTGGGAAAGTAGATGAAAAAACCTTCAGGAGCATTGTTGGAGGGCTCATTTATCTTACACACACAAGGCCAGACTTGGCCTTTTCTGTCAGTATGGTTTCTCGCTTCATGCACTCTCCATCCAAGACTCATCAAGGAGCGGTTCGTCGTATTTTAAGGTATGTGAGAGGATCCACTGACTTTGGTTTATGGTATCCTAAATCGAAAGATGTCACTTTGTCTGGATTCAGTGATAGTGATTGGGCTAGTTCTCTAGATGATCATAAAAGTTTGTCCGCTTATGTGTTCTCAATTGGCGGAACTGCTATTTCATGGAGCTCAAAACAACAGCACATCGTGGCCTTGTCCAGCACTGAGGCAGAGTATATAGCAGCCACGGGAGCAACATGTCAGGCAATTTAG
- the LOC122609357 gene encoding uncharacterized protein LOC122609357, translated as MKDNEIVGDYFSKVMDNVGRQRSYGEDLTDKKIVKKFLKSLSQRFDSVTSSIEVTSNLAALTPVKLRGLLHSQEEKLNSRAFSEKTANSQVRQDEQALQVFADQNRSSRGMGRGRGTTRGRGRSRRTFDRSKVPQCIV; from the coding sequence ATGAAAGACAACGAGATTGTTGGTGACTATTTCTCCAAAGTTATGGATAATGTAGGACGTCAAAGGTCCTATGGGGAGGATCTTACTGAtaaaaaaattgtcaaaaaGTTTCTTAAGAGTTTATCTCAACGGTTCGACTCCGTTACTTCATCAATAGAGGTAACTTCTAATTTGGCGGCGTTAACCCCGGTGAAGTTGAGAGGGTTGCTTCACTCGCAAGAAGAAAAACTCAACAGCAGAGCCTTCTCAGAAAAAACAGCTAACTCGCAGGTAAGACAAGATGAACAAGCCCTTCAAGTATTTGCTGATCAAAACAGATCTTCAAGGGGCATGGGTCGTGGAAGAGGTACTACACGTGGAAGGGGTCGAAGTAGAAGAACATTTGATCGAAGCAAGGTACCACAATGCATtgtatga